The Ignavibacteria bacterium sequence GTACCAGCATTTTTTTACTCCTTAACCTGGTTGACCAAAAGTTTTTCTACTTTTTTAATTAGTTCATCCGGAGTGATCGGCTTTTCTACAAAGTCATCCACAGGAACCATTTCACCTACGCCATAATCCATTCCTATAGTCTTGGAAACCGATGAATACATGATTATGGGAGTGTGGATGTTTTCCCTTCTGAACTTCTGTGCAAGGAAGAACCCGTCATCAGGCTCATCCATCATTACGTCCAGGATGATAAGGTCCGGGTTGTGCTTCAGTACAATTCCATAGCCGTCGTTGGGATTTGTAGCTGTAATTACCTCATATCCTTTCGATTCCAGAACCAGCGTACTGGCATCAAGAATATCCGGATCATCATCAATGATTGCGATCAGTGCCATAGGCATTCTCCAATTAAAGTTATTAGAAGTTATTATTTAGGACGAGTGAGATTTATAATTACGGTCAATTATCCGGAAATAAAGAATCTTCTTCAGACAATCAGTTTTCAGACAATTATGCTTCGGGAAATAATATTACAGGAGTAAAGCTTCAGGAAAAAAATACCGGCTGAAACCTTTCGGGCTAAGACGCAATTCCGCTCTGCTTGTTGATGCTGAGCGGCAAGTAGACCGAAAAGGTTGTGCCCTCACCGGATTTACTTTCAACCTCAATCTTCCCTGCATATGAGTCAACTATGCGTTTTACAATTGACAGCCCCAGCCCGGTGCCGCTGATACCACGGGTTTTATCGTTTTTCACCCTGTAGAATTCCTGGAAGAGTCTGGACTTTTCTTCTTTTGTCATGCCTATACCGGTATCAGAAATCCTGGTAATAATATAATTGCCCGAGCTGCTGATGCTTAT is a genomic window containing:
- a CDS encoding response regulator; its protein translation is MALIAIIDDDPDILDASTLVLESKGYEVITATNPNDGYGIVLKHNPDLIILDVMMDEPDDGFFLAQKFRRENIHTPIIMYSSVSKTIGMDYGVGEMVPVDDFVEKPITPDELIKKVEKLLVNQVKE